Proteins encoded by one window of Salvia splendens isolate huo1 chromosome 5, SspV2, whole genome shotgun sequence:
- the LOC121804182 gene encoding uncharacterized protein LOC121804182 encodes MESNKMGQVQEKWKSGPLKMKLVAEILTGNLFYVEVGENATERYSLDKDEASLKDCGVEDSSHIYIFFRPQDKIAASPSTPKDSSAPGEPSQSSGLTNGDNTDEVNEDEAPHQENASNEANEPSASVHPEE; translated from the exons ATGGAGTCCAACAAAATGGGGCAGGTACAGGAAAAGTGGAAATCTGGTCCGTTGAAAATGAAGCTGGTGGCAGAGATACTTACCGGAAATCTCTTCTACGTTGAGGTGGGAGAGAATGCCACT GAGCGTTACTCGTTGGATAAAGACGAAGCTTCCCTCAAAGATTGCGGGGTTGAAGATAGCTCCCATATTTACATCTTCTTTCGACCCCAGGACAAAATTGCTGCTTCTCCTTCAACTCCAAAGGACTCTTCTGCCCCCGGTGAACCTTCACAGTCCAGTGGACTTACAAATGGGGATAATACAGATGAGGTCAATGAAGACGAAGCTCCACACCAAGAGAATGCTTCAAATGAGGCAAATGAGCCTTCGGCCTCAGTTCATCCAGAGGAATGA
- the LOC121802482 gene encoding arabinosyltransferase RRA3-like, which yields MALGRRDKNLQSSMRGSRIMAAIGIGVAVGCVFAFLFPHGFFSTNQPIQVRRVSDSNSEVDAASCESSEKIDLLKSDIRRLSDKNAELKRQVRELNEKMRLAEQGNQHAHEQVVGLSKPHKAGPFGTVKSLRTNPTVVPDETVNPRLAKILAEIAVRKEIIVALANSNVKAMLELWFTNIKKAGIPNYLVVALDDEILEFCKANDVPVYQRDRDESVDAIGKGGGNHAVSGLKFRILREFLQLGYSVLLSDVDIIFMQNPFDHLHRDSDVESMSDGHNNMTAYGFDDVFDEPAMGWARYAHTMRIWVYNSGFFYIRPTVPSIELLDRVAGRLARENAWDQAVFNEELFFPSHPGYIGLHASKRTMDFYLFMNSKVLFKTVRKDAALKKIKPVIVHVNYHPDKYPRMQAVIDFYLNGKQDALDPFPDGSQ from the exons ATGGCGTTGGGGCGGCGAGACAAGAATTTGCAGTCATCAATGCGTGGATCACGGATTATGGCAGCGATTGGAATTGGAGTAGCCGTCGGATGCGTGTTCGCGTTTTTGTTCCCCCATGGATTCTTCTCCACAAATCAGCCCATTCAAGTCCGCCGTGTTTCCGATTCTAATTCGGAG GTTGATGCGGCATCTTGTGAATCGTCCGAAAAAATAGATCTTCTCAAGTCAGATATTAGGAGGTTATCCGATAAGAATGCCGAGTTGAAGAGGCAAGTGAGGGAGCTGAATGAAAAGATGCGGTTGGCTGAGCAGGGGAACCAGCACGCGCACGAGCAAGTTGTGGGCCTTAGTAAACCACATAAGGCTGGGCCCTTTGGTACTGTTAAGAGTCTAAGGACAAATCCAACTGTTGTTCCTGATGAAACTGTCAACCCTAGACTTGCAAAGATCTTGGCTGAGATTGCTGTTAGGAAAGAGATTATAGTTGCTCTTGCCAATTCAAATGTCAAAGCAATGCTTGAACTTTGGTTTACAAATATTAAGAAAGCCGGGATTCCTAATTACCTAGTGGTAGCATTAGATGATGAGATTCTAGAGTTCTGCAAGGCAAATGACGTCCCTGTGTATCAGAGGGATCGAGATGAATCTGTGGATGCTATTGGAAAGGGTGGTGGTAATCATGCTGTATCAGGTCTGAAATTTCGAATACTGAGGGAATTTCTGCAGCTGGGCTATAGTGTTCTTCTTTCAGATGTAGATATAATATTCATGCAGAATCCGTTCGATCATTTGCATAGAGATTCTGATGTGGAGTCTATGTCAGATGGTCACAATAATATGACTGCTTATGGGTTCGATGATGTTTTTGATGAGCCTGCTATGGGTTGGGCTCGATATGCTCACACAATGAGGATATGGGTCTATAATTCCGGTTTCTTCTATATAAGGCCCACTGTTCCTTCTATTGAGCTGCTAGATCGCGTGGCTGGCAGGCTTGCTCGGGAAAATGCTTGGGATCAAGCTGTTTTCAACGAAGAGCTCTTCTTCCCTTCTCATCCTGGTTATATTGGGCTTCATGCTTCCAAGAGAACTATGGATTTCTATCTTTTTATGAACAGTAAGGTCCTTTTCAAAACCGTGAGGAAAGATGCTGCTCTGAAAAAAATCAAGCCTGTTATCGTTCACGTTAATTACCATCCTGATAAATATCCAAGAATGCAAGCTGTTATAGATTTCTACTTGAATGGCAAACAAGATGCTCTGGACCCATTTCCTGATGGATCTCAGTGA